The sequence below is a genomic window from Mycobacterium sp. ITM-2016-00316.
ACCCACACCGATGATCGCCGCGCGGCTCACGTCGAAACCGATGAACGCCTGCCAGCTGCTCTCCGACTGGATCATCGTCGCGCCCAGCGGGGCACCGAACAGATTCGCCTGCAGGAAGTGCTGCACGTCTACCGCGCTGAACACATAGTTGGGCAACTCTTTGTTCAGTTCCAGGTCCAGCCCCAACTCACCAAAGTTGTTGCCGGTCCTGTTGAACGACCGCAGCACGTGGAAAAGGCCCAGGAACACCGGCACCTGCGCCAGCATCGGCAGGCAGCCGAGGATCGGATTGAATCCGTGTTCCTTCTGCAGCTTCTGCATCTCCAGGGCCATCCGCTGGCGATCTTTGCCGTATTTCTTCTGCAGCGCCTTGATCTGGGGCTGCAGTTCCTGCATCTGCCGAGTGGTCCGGATCTGCTTCACGAACGGCTTGTACAGAATCGCGCGCAACGTGAACACGAGGAACACCACCGACAGCGCCCAGGCGAAGAAGTTCGTGGGTCCGAGGATGAAGGCGAACGCCTTGTACCAAACCCACATGATCGCCGACACCGGGTAGTAGATGATGTCCAGGCTGAACCAGTTAAACAACAGAATCGCTCCTGACGACTTCTACTGAAGTCTTATCGCCGGTCTTGTCGCCGCGCTCGGGTATCGGGTCCCATCCGCCACGGTGCCATGGACCGCATTTGGCCAACCGCACCGCGGCCAGCCAGCCGCCGCGGATCAACCCGTATTCGGTCAGGGCATCCACCGCGTACTCGCTACAGGTCGGGGTGAACCGGCACGACGGCAACCGCAACGGAGAAATCATCGTTCGATACAGCTGGATCAGGAAGATCACGCCGTTGGCGGCCCACCGGGTCACGGTCGGCTCGGCTTGTGGCTACGGGTCTTCTTCAACGCCGCGCGAAGTTCGGATTCGAGGCGGGCCGAGATGGCGTCCCGGCTTCCGGGCAACGCACGAATGACCACCCGGGCGCGTGGACCGAGATCGGACGCCTCATCGTTGATCAGGTGGAAGGCCGCGTGACGCAGCCGTCTCGACACGCCGTGGCGCTGCACCGCGGAGCCGACCGACTTGGAGACCACGAGGCCTATTTTGGGTCCGTCGTCACAGCCGTCAGAAAATCCGTCGTGCAACGCATGCACGACGAGATCGGGCTGAACCGCCCGTACTCCTTGGCGAACCGTGACACCGAAATCAGACGACCGTGTCATCCGGTACCGGGCCGGAAGCACTGCCCTGAACCCTGCGTCG
It includes:
- the yidC gene encoding membrane protein insertase YidC; the protein is MWVWYKAFAFILGPTNFFAWALSVVFLVFTLRAILYKPFVKQIRTTRQMQELQPQIKALQKKYGKDRQRMALEMQKLQKEHGFNPILGCLPMLAQVPVFLGLFHVLRSFNRTGNNFGELGLDLELNKELPNYVFSAVDVQHFLQANLFGAPLGATMIQSESSWQAFIGFDVSRAAIIGVGVPLMILAGIATYFNSRASVARQSPEAAANPQTAMMNKLALYVFPLGVVVGGPFLPLAIILYWVSNNVWTFAQQHYVFGKIEAEEELKKAEALERRSANAPAPGKKPNKVRKVAKDPSTEGADSAASANPAQELTQPEAAEEVAGESQTSAPKGRNNDASNGTPGGTPRPGARPKKRKR
- the yidD gene encoding membrane protein insertion efficiency factor YidD — encoded protein: MISPLRLPSCRFTPTCSEYAVDALTEYGLIRGGWLAAVRLAKCGPWHRGGWDPIPERGDKTGDKTSVEVVRSDSVV
- the rnpA gene encoding ribonuclease P protein component, with the protein product MLPARYRMTRSSDFGVTVRQGVRAVQPDLVVHALHDGFSDGCDDGPKIGLVVSKSVGSAVQRHGVSRRLRHAAFHLINDEASDLGPRARVVIRALPGSRDAISARLESELRAALKKTRSHKPSRP